One part of the Plasmodium yoelii strain 17X genome assembly, chromosome: 13 genome encodes these proteins:
- a CDS encoding mitochondrial ribosomal protein L49 precursor, putative, with amino-acid sequence MNVFKFIYMPKFYFSIYNEYLNTYRKKINKIPFSIRRTASDNLPVFLKYKNNKNIVVTVIRKIKGNKEVLKKEIEAICKINVIEKPDCFMIKGNHKKKIKDYFKYIGY; translated from the exons atgaacgttttcaaatttatttatatgcctAAATTCTATTTTAGtatttataatgaatatctAAACACATACCGAaagaaaattaataaaattccTTTCTCTATAAGAAGAAcag CATCCGACAATTTGCCAGTTTTcctaaaatacaaaaataataaaaatatcgtCGTTACAGttataagaaaaattaaagGAAATAAGGAG gttttaaaaaaagaaatcgAAGCAATTTGTAAAATTAATGTTATTGAAAAGCCGGATTGCTTTATGATAAAAGGAAATCACAAGAAGAAGATAAAAGAC tattttaaatatattggcTATTGA